A single region of the Fenollaria sporofastidiosus genome encodes:
- a CDS encoding ABC transporter permease subunit, whose translation MEKENKDTKQIPPKKKGFSLFKKKKKDVMVEDDIQTPFRTILNVFLANKVAMTAFFIFFGIFLLVLIGPLFNPLDLSYVETTQSNIAPGFDILPLPNGLKNIKTLSVGSTFSAAVDENGKIFVWGKTAISQKVDVRKVPKEVRKAGKNIVKVAAGTDHVIALTDDGKVLGWGNNRLQQAKAPAELMGVKVIDIAASDQVSYALDDDGYTYAWGNMSINDYKEGHDYQGEIVKIATNPNTACGITKDGKVVHLGAQESGLSKVPEINEKVVDLASSYNTFVAVGESGKIYMWGNPTTTGEWDVPEDIQGKVKNIYGQRYSYLAKLNDDTIIEWGSNSLGQLNVPQELRGKKVDKVYTGFYQTHVVDQSGKVYSYGHKGYLLGTDDLGRDIWNRILNGGRKSMTIGAIAVIISTIIGVIVGGISGFVGGWVDNVLQRVAEMIGSLPFLPFAMILSALVGQTMTADQKIFMIMIILGLLSWTGLQRLVRAQVLSIREQEYVVAARSLGIKEKNIIFKHILPNTISIIIVNATLSFASSMLTEASLSFLGFGVPAPYPTWGNMLNGANNSIIIQRYWWRWVFPSIILGVCVICINLIGDGLRDAIDPRSAER comes from the coding sequence ATGGAAAAAGAAAACAAAGATACAAAACAAATACCTCCAAAGAAAAAAGGATTTAGTTTATTCAAGAAAAAGAAAAAAGACGTCATGGTAGAAGATGACATTCAAACACCTTTTAGAACTATACTTAATGTATTTCTTGCTAACAAGGTTGCTATGACTGCATTTTTTATTTTCTTTGGTATTTTCTTATTAGTGTTAATAGGACCTTTATTCAATCCTTTAGACTTATCTTATGTTGAAACAACACAGTCTAATATTGCTCCAGGTTTTGATATACTTCCTTTACCAAACGGTCTTAAGAACATCAAAACGCTTAGTGTTGGATCTACATTCAGTGCAGCTGTTGATGAGAATGGCAAAATTTTTGTTTGGGGTAAAACAGCTATCTCTCAAAAAGTTGACGTAAGAAAAGTCCCTAAAGAAGTAAGAAAGGCTGGAAAAAATATTGTTAAAGTAGCTGCTGGTACTGACCACGTAATAGCACTTACTGATGATGGTAAAGTTCTTGGTTGGGGTAATAACAGACTTCAACAAGCAAAGGCTCCAGCAGAATTAATGGGTGTTAAAGTTATTGATATAGCCGCATCAGACCAAGTGTCTTATGCACTAGATGACGATGGATACACATACGCTTGGGGTAATATGTCTATTAATGACTACAAAGAAGGCCATGACTATCAAGGAGAAATTGTTAAAATAGCTACAAATCCTAATACAGCTTGCGGCATTACTAAAGATGGTAAGGTTGTACATTTAGGAGCTCAAGAATCGGGTCTATCAAAGGTACCTGAAATAAATGAAAAGGTTGTTGACCTTGCTTCTTCATACAATACATTCGTTGCTGTAGGAGAATCAGGCAAGATTTATATGTGGGGTAACCCAACTACAACTGGTGAGTGGGACGTTCCTGAAGATATACAAGGTAAGGTTAAGAATATATATGGACAAAGATATTCATACCTTGCTAAGTTAAATGATGATACTATCATTGAATGGGGTTCTAACTCATTAGGACAACTTAATGTGCCTCAAGAACTTAGAGGTAAAAAGGTAGATAAAGTTTATACTGGTTTCTATCAAACACATGTTGTTGATCAATCTGGAAAGGTATATAGCTATGGTCACAAAGGTTACTTATTAGGTACTGATGACCTAGGCAGAGATATCTGGAACAGAATTCTTAACGGTGGTAGAAAATCTATGACTATAGGTGCTATCGCAGTTATAATCTCGACTATCATCGGCGTAATCGTTGGTGGTATTTCAGGCTTCGTTGGAGGCTGGGTTGATAACGTATTACAAAGGGTTGCTGAAATGATAGGTTCACTACCATTCCTACCATTTGCGATGATATTATCAGCACTTGTTGGCCAAACAATGACTGCCGACCAAAAGATCTTTATGATCATGATTATACTTGGTTTACTATCTTGGACAGGACTTCAAAGACTTGTTCGTGCTCAAGTACTTTCAATTAGAGAGCAAGAGTATGTTGTTGCTGCAAGATCACTAGGTATTAAAGAAAAGAACATTATATTTAAACATATATTACCAAACACTATATCTATAATTATAGTTAATGCTACGCTATCATTCGCATCAAGTATGCTTACGGAAGCATCACTATCATTCCTAGGCTTTGGTGTTCCAGCACCATATCCAACATGGGGTAATATGCTTAACGGTGCTAATAACTCTATAATTATTCAAAGATACTGGTGGAGATGGGTATTCCCTTCTATTATACTAGGTGTTTGTGTAATTTGTATTAACTTAATAGGTGATGGCCTAAGAGATGCTATCGACCCTAGATCAGCTGAAAGATAG